From the Limanda limanda chromosome 2, fLimLim1.1, whole genome shotgun sequence genome, one window contains:
- the LOC133025999 gene encoding tripartite motif-containing protein 16-like, which translates to MEQQENQLDRERFCCSICVDPLKDPVTTGCGHIYCRSCINTHWDKEEERGSYSCPQCRQTFTPRPVLVKNTILADSLEELKKTGLQAAPADHCNAGPEDVACDVCTGRKLKALKSGLVCLASYCKKHLQPHPQSAALKKHKLVEPSEKLQENICSLHKEVMKMFCRTDQQCICYLCSVEEHKDHDTVSAEAERTERQRELGLRRQTIQQRVQDIEKDVKLLQPEEEALNGSADKAVEDSEEIFTELIRVLEKRSSDVEQQIRSQHETEVSRVRELQERLEQEITELKRKNHDLKQLSDTEDHNQLLHNYPSLSPLSESTHSSSIRFRPLRNFEDVTAAVSQFRGRLQDILRGTETPILQIVSQVDVLLRQPEPETRADFLRYSQEITLDPNTVNTYLLLSEGNRKVTYMSKIPYSNHPDRFTYKPQVLSRECLTGHCYWEVEVERSVIGEVGVAVTYKNISRAGNSVECFFGFNDKSWSLFSCRKSYYFLYNRIETPVSGSWSSRVGVYLDHSAGVLSFYRVSDTMTLLYRVQTTFTQPLYAGVYLCSYGSRAEFCKLK; encoded by the coding sequence atggagcagcaagaaaatcaactggacagagaaagattctgctgttcgatctgtgtggatcccttgaaggatccggtgactactggctgtggacacatcTACTGTaggagctgtattaacacccactgggacaaagaggaggagagaggaagctacagctgccctcagtgtagacagaccttcacaccgaggcctgtcctggtgaAAAACACCAtattagctgattcactggaggagctgaagaagactggactccaagctgctcctgctgatcactgcaatgctggacctgaagatgtggcctgtgatgtctgcactgggagaaaactgaaagctctcaagtccggtttggtttgtttggcctcttattgtaaaaaacacctccagcctcatcctcagtcagctgcattgaagaagcacaagctggtggagccctcggagaagctccaggagaacatctgctctcttcacaaggaggtgatgaagatgttctgtcgcactgatcagcagtgcatctgttatctctgctctgtggaggaacataaagaccacgacacagtgtcagctgaagcagaaaggactgagaggcagagagagctcgggctgaggagacaaacaatccagcagagagtccaggacatagagaaagacgtgaagctgcttcaaccggaggaggaggccctcaatggttctgctgataaagcagtggaggacagtgaggagatcttcactgagctgatccgtgtgctggagaaaagaagctctgatgtggagcagcagatcagatcccagcatgaaactgaagtgagtcgagtcagagagcttcaggagagactggagcaggagatcactgagctgaagagaaaaaatCATGacctgaagcagctctcagacacagaggatcacaaccagcttctacacaactacccctcactgtcaccactcagtgaatctacacactcatccagcatcaggttccgtcctctgaggaactttgaggacgtgacagcagctgtgtcacagttcagaggtcgactacaggacattctgagagggacagagacaccgattttacagattgtgtctcaagtggatgttttactgcgacaaccagagccagagaccagagctgacttcttaagatattcacaggaaatcacactggatccaaacacagtaaacacatatctgttattatctgagggaaacagaaaagtaacatataTGAGCAAAATAccttattctaatcacccagacagattcacttataagcctcaggtcctgagtagagagtgTCTGACTGGACATTGTTACTGGGAAGTGGAGGTTGAACGTTCGGTGATAGGAGaagttggtgtagcagtcacatacaagaatatcagcagagcagggaactcagttgaatgtttttttggattcaatgataaatcttggtcattatttTCTTGTAGAAAAAGTTATTACTTTCTGTACAACAGGATcgagactccagtgtcaggttcttggtcctccagagtaggagtgtacctggatcacagtgcaggtgttctgtccttctacagagtctctgacaccatgactctcctctacagagtccagaccacattcactcagccgctctatgctggagtttatCTTTGTAGTTATGGATCCagagctgagttctgtaaacttaaatag